The Candidatus Bealeia paramacronuclearis region GTCAATATTTTCGTCCCTATTATAGCGCCGATATGATTGGGGCTCAAATGGGAGGGGCTCTTAAAAATGTTTTAGCCATTGCCTCGGGGATTCTTCAGGGCAAGGGTTTTGGTGAAAATGCAAGAGCTGCACTCATTACCCGAGGCCTTGTTGAAATTCAAAGGCTGGGCGTAACATTAGGTGCCAACCCGGAAACGTTTTATGGACTTTCGGGCGTGGGAGATCTCATGCTCAGTTGTTATTCTGAGCAATCCCGAAATATGTCTTTAGGTATTCAATTAGGCCACGGAAAAGTTTTAAGCAACGAAGAAAGCCCGTTGACCGAAGGTGTTTATACTGCGGCTTCCCTTATGATCTTGGCCAAAAAACATCAGGTCGAGATGCCCATTTGTGAGGCTGTGGATCATATCGTGAATCATAACGGCAATATTGAGACGACTATTGAAAGGCTGCTTTCTCGTCCGCTCAAAGCCGAATAATTTTAAGGAGTCACCATGGCTTATTGGATCATCAAATCAGAACCCGGAAGTTGGTCTTGGGAGATGCAAACCAAGGCCGGTATTACTCATTGGGATGGTGTTCGCAATTATCAAGCGGCCAATAATCTGAAAGCCATGAAAATTGGTGACCTTTGCTTTTTTTATCATTCCGTCCATGAAAAGCAAATCGTTGGCATTGTGGAAGTTGTGAGGGAGGCAGAGCGCGATCCCACAGATCCCACCGGACGATTTGTGATGGTGGATGTAAAAACAGTGAAACCTCTTCTCAAACCTGTAACACTCGACCAAATTAAAAGCGATCCAGATTTAAGACATATTGCCCTGGTGCGCCAAAGCCGCCTTTCCGTTATTCCTTTGGATTCCCAATCTTGGACACATTTGTGTGCTTTGGGCGGGGTTTAATGATTGTTTAATGATTTTCTAACCGAATTTGATTACATCCCCTTCCCTATCCGCAACCTTAACGATTTGGCCATGATAAGGACAGGCGAATTCTGAAAGTCTTACAAAGACTTCTGTGATCTCATCGGGATGAGGGAGGGTCATAGGATCCACGCCAGGCAAAGCTTGAGCATGTTGCTTGGTACGAACTTGACCAGGATCGGCAAGATTGACCTTCAGATTAGTAAGTTTGACTTCTGAGGCGTAGGAAAGCACCATTTTTTCAAGGGCGGATTTACTAGAGAGAAAATTTCCCCAATAGGGCATCTCTTGATGGACAAAACCTGAGGTTGTAAAAATGGCACGTCCCGCATCACTGCGTTTGAGCATACCATCAAAGCAGCGAATCAAATGCCAATTGGCAAAGAAATTCACCGTGAAAAGATCATGAAAAACGGAAGGTGGCATGTCTTGGGTTGGATAAAGTCCCCCTAAAATTCCCGCATTTCCAACGAGAACGTCAAGGCCTCCGAAACGATCAAATGTGGCGGTGGCGAGATCTTCAATTCGAGGGAGATCTTTCAAATCAAAAGGCACCAAAAGGGCTGAGCTGCCCTCTGCTTGAACCACATCATCTACTTTTTCAAGGTCGCTTAATTTGAGATCCACAAGGATAAGTTTAGCCCCTTCTTGCGCAAAGCGTTTAGCAATAGCCGCACCAATGCCGTTTCCAGCTCCGGTGATGAGGGCCACTTTGCCCTCAAGGCGTTTTTTTATCGTCATGGGCATTGAGAAGCCTTTCCATGTCATTAAGCTGATCGGGTTCATATCCCTCGTGCTCAGGTTTGGGGTCTTTTTTAGGTTTTAACGTTGAGAGATTTTGAACTGTTTTTTCAATATCACCCAAATGATTTTCAATGAGATCTTTGGCATCCAAGGGGGGAATCGCGAGTTTTGTTTCAGGCCCCTCCATCAGTTCTTGCGGAATGAAAGAATGAATGAATTGAGCGCCTTCTCGAACCCAAGGCGTACTTTTGGCGGTTCTTAAAGACTCAGGAAGATGCTTGTGCCCGTAGAAAAAAGTAAGTGCCATGAAAATCAGGCAAATAACAACGCCTCCTCGAAACAATCCAAAAAGAAGTCCAAAAGATTTATCAAGACCTCCCAAAATACTAACTTTGATACGATTGGAAACAAGTCTGCTGATAATAATGAGAACGGAAAGACTTATCACAAAAATACCAATGGCCACAACCGCATCCGCGATCATAGGATTTTTGATATATTCTCGTCCCAAAGGTCTTAAAACGGGAAGGCCGTAGACGACGGCTAAAATGGCGCCGACCCAACCCGCAATACCCATGACTTCGCGCGTGACCCCGCGCATGAGTCCAATTAAAGAGGAAAGCGCAATGATTGCGAGAAAAATGCCGTCAACGGCATTAAAGTGGTGGATTTCAGACACCATGGCTCAC contains the following coding sequences:
- a CDS encoding EVE domain-containing protein → MAYWIIKSEPGSWSWEMQTKAGITHWDGVRNYQAANNLKAMKIGDLCFFYHSVHEKQIVGIVEVVREAERDPTDPTGRFVMVDVKTVKPLLKPVTLDQIKSDPDLRHIALVRQSRLSVIPLDSQSWTHLCALGGV
- a CDS encoding SDR family NAD(P)-dependent oxidoreductase, with translation MTIKKRLEGKVALITGAGNGIGAAIAKRFAQEGAKLILVDLKLSDLEKVDDVVQAEGSSALLVPFDLKDLPRIEDLATATFDRFGGLDVLVGNAGILGGLYPTQDMPPSVFHDLFTVNFFANWHLIRCFDGMLKRSDAGRAIFTTSGFVHQEMPYWGNFLSSKSALEKMVLSYASEVKLTNLKVNLADPGQVRTKQHAQALPGVDPMTLPHPDEITEVFVRLSEFACPYHGQIVKVADREGDVIKFG
- a CDS encoding CvpA family protein, with the protein product MVSEIHHFNAVDGIFLAIIALSSLIGLMRGVTREVMGIAGWVGAILAVVYGLPVLRPLGREYIKNPMIADAVVAIGIFVISLSVLIIISRLVSNRIKVSILGGLDKSFGLLFGLFRGGVVICLIFMALTFFYGHKHLPESLRTAKSTPWVREGAQFIHSFIPQELMEGPETKLAIPPLDAKDLIENHLGDIEKTVQNLSTLKPKKDPKPEHEGYEPDQLNDMERLLNAHDDKKTP